In Gadus chalcogrammus isolate NIFS_2021 chromosome 11, NIFS_Gcha_1.0, whole genome shotgun sequence, a single window of DNA contains:
- the sntb1 gene encoding LOW QUALITY PROTEIN: beta-1-syntrophin (The sequence of the model RefSeq protein was modified relative to this genomic sequence to represent the inferred CDS: deleted 1 base in 1 codon), whose amino-acid sequence MAVVLTTGVPGNGRVQQSGFLEVLVKGKWHKVLAHLNEESLTLSCEEGDTGTTDAVRANSLINGSYNGNNNTAGHPGDPGTESDTSPETGTERDALKDLPEQVSEAIANQKRCVKVTKQEVGGLGVSIKGGKENKMPILISKIFKGLAADLTQALYVGDAILSVNGANLRDATHDEAVQALKQAGREVILEVKYMREATPYVKRGSPVSEIGWETPPPESPRLGFSPSFQTPPVAPPGSAPTPPRSLPLQGDRRCIPLKMCYVTRSLTEVDPDKRHVELHSSDARHTLVLRCPDRATSQAWFSAMHATTAALTQRGLAEFVHNATRAGVSGSKEIRHLGWLAGKTENEKEQWKPVLVVVTEKDLLLYSSLPRRPEAWRSPEHTYPLLATRLVHSGPDRGGGSPHRGTELSFATRTGTRLGIEAHLFRAETTQDLSAWTRHIVTGCHASAEMIREVSTSCLYQGQECRLVVHYEQGFSVLADPPVGPAGGECSGGAVAGGGEEEEEGRAALLAYAFEKLRMSSDDGIRMLCLDFGGKEGEIQLDLHSCPKPIVFILHSFLSAKISRLGLVA is encoded by the exons ATGGCGGTTGTACTGACGACGGGAGTTCCAGGTAACGGCCGAGTTCAACAAAGTGGGTTTCTGGAAGTTTTGGTCAAAGGGAAGTGGCACAAAGTTTTGGCACACTTGAACGAGGAATCCCTGACTCTGAGCTGTGAGGAGGGGGACACCGGTACGACCGACGCCGTCCGCGCCAACAGCCTCATTAACGGATCTTATAACGGCAACAACAATACCGCTGGTCACCCCGGCGACCCCGGCACGGAATCCGACACGAGCCCCGAAACCGGGACCGAGCGGGATGCCCTCAAGGACCTACCTGAGCAAGTGTCTGAAGCAATAGCCAACCAGAAGAGGTGCGTCAAGGTGACCAAGCAAGAGGTCGGCGGGCTCGGGGTCAGCATTAAAGGCGGGAAGGAGAACAAAATGCCCATTCTCATCAGCAAGATCTTCAAAGGGCTGGCCGCGGACCTGACCCAGGCTCTGTACGTCGGGGACGCCATTCTGTCCGTGAACGGTGCGAACCTGCGGGACGCGACCCACGACGAAGCCGTTCAAGCTCTGAAGCAAGCCGGGAGAGAGGTGATCCTTGAAG TGAAGTACATGCGTGAGGCCACGCCCTACGTAAAGAGAGGCTCCCCGGTGTCGGAGATCGGCTGGGAGACGCCACCCCCCGAGTCGCCCCGGCTGGGCTTCTCTCCGTCCTTCCAGACGCCCCCAGTGGCCCCGCCCGGCTCCGCCCCCACACCGCCCCGGTCCCTGCCCCTGCAGGGCGACCGGCGCTGCATACCGCTCAAGATGTGCTACGTCACCCGCTCCCTGACGGAGGTGGACCCCGACAAAAG GCACGTGGAGCTGCACTCCTCAGACGCCCGCCATACCCTGGTGCTGCGCTGCCCCGACCGGGCCACCAGCCAGGCCTGGTTCTCCGCCATGCACGCCACCACCGCCGCACTCACACAG CGGGGCCTGGCGGAGTTCGTCCATAACGCTACAAGGGCGGGTGTTTCAGGCAGCAAGGAGATACGCCACTTGGGGTGGCTCGCAGGAAAG acGGAGAACGAGAAGGAGCAGTGGAAGCccgtgctggtggtggtgacggagaAGGACCTGCTGCTGTACAGCAGTCTGCCCCGGAGGCCTGAGGCCTGGAGAAGCCCTGAGCACACCTACCCACTGTTAGCCACGCG actGGTCCACTCCGGAcccgaccgggggggggggtcgccccATCGCGGCACAGAGCTGTCCTTCGCCACCCGGACGGGCACGCGGCTCGGCATCGAGGCCCACCTGTTCCGGGCCGAGACCACCCAGGACCTGTCGGCGTGGACCAGGCACATCGTCACCGGCTGTCACGCCTCGGCCGAGATGATCCGGGAAGTCAGCACCA GCTGCCTGTACCAGGGCCAGGAGTGCCGCCTGGTGGTCCACTACGAGCAGGGCTTCTCCGTGCTGGCCGACCCCCCCGTCGGGCCTGCGGGGGGGGAgtgcagcggcggc gcggtggcgggggggggggaggaggaggaggaggggcgggcGGCGCTGCTGGCCTACGCCTTCGAGAAGCTCCGCATGTCGTCCGACGACGGGATCCGCATGCTGTGCCTGGACTTCGGGGGCAAGGAGGGGGAGATC CAACTGGACCTTCACTCGTGTCCCAAGCCCATCGTCTTCATCCTTCACTCCTTCCTCTCGGCCAAGATCAGCCGCCTCGGGCTGGTGGCCTGA